A genomic segment from Spartobacteria bacterium encodes:
- a CDS encoding type II toxin-antitoxin system RelE/ParE family toxin, translating into MPFWTKRALQDLDDILHYIAKDDPDTANDIAEKIDLVANGLDKFPRTGRDGSIPGTRELVFSKLPYVFVYRITHRVELLRLLHSRQNR; encoded by the coding sequence ATGCCTTTTTGGACGAAAAGAGCGTTGCAAGATTTGGATGATATACTTCATTATATCGCAAAAGATGATCCGGACACGGCTAACGATATAGCTGAAAAGATTGATCTCGTAGCAAATGGCTTGGACAAATTTCCAAGAACTGGGAGAGATGGTTCTATTCCAGGGACAAGGGAGCTTGTTTTTTCCAAGTTACCATATGTATTTGTTTACAGGATAACACACCGCGTTGAGCTTCTTCGACTCTTGCATTCTCGGCAAAATCGATAG
- a CDS encoding ribbon-helix-helix domain-containing protein: MTVATSFRADPQKIEALDNLAKVTGTTRNKLINRALDDLLEHQAWFAREVMIGIAEADRGEFATDEEVRAVFKKYTSRP; this comes from the coding sequence ATGACGGTAGCAACTAGCTTTAGGGCCGATCCGCAGAAAATCGAAGCTCTAGACAATTTAGCCAAAGTGACCGGAACAACCCGGAATAAATTAATTAACCGCGCCCTGGATGACCTGCTTGAGCATCAAGCATGGTTCGCACGTGAAGTTATGATCGGCATTGCCGAAGCTGACCGTGGAGAATTTGCCACCGACGAAGAAGTTAGAGCTGTATTTAAAAAATACACATCCCGTCCTTAA
- a CDS encoding RepB family plasmid replication initiator protein: MREKQLMLPGPTVKKSNAAARAAWTADSVYEPRLLALVVSQIKTTDEDFRNYSVSVDDLIKEEGGKDHKYIFSIVKSLQGKQLIFNEDGEDITTSVFSFCSYNRQKRTITARFDPFLKPHYLSLKEGLFTQYSLFEFLMLPSVYSQRVFELLKSWDDKPEIILELDNLYKILDVPDSHKKDFRNFRIRVLEKAYKDIHKHTSLKYEWEPIKKGRAVCGIKFTFSKKRATVVAKKQKEEKQQKQSATNNKIFTKALDCLKKCNGKCSPQDCDMCKLCQKLHWPTKQMRLPI, from the coding sequence ATGAGAGAGAAACAACTAATGCTGCCTGGGCCTACTGTCAAAAAGAGCAACGCCGCCGCCCGAGCGGCTTGGACTGCTGATTCTGTCTATGAACCACGGCTTCTTGCTCTAGTAGTCAGCCAAATAAAGACTACCGACGAAGATTTCAGAAACTACTCTGTAAGCGTTGACGATTTGATCAAAGAAGAAGGCGGAAAAGATCATAAGTATATCTTTTCAATAGTCAAATCTCTACAAGGTAAACAACTGATCTTCAATGAAGACGGCGAAGATATTACAACAAGTGTCTTTTCTTTTTGTTCGTACAACAGACAGAAAAGAACTATTACAGCAAGATTTGACCCTTTTTTAAAGCCACATTATCTTTCTTTAAAAGAAGGGCTTTTCACACAGTATTCTTTATTTGAGTTTCTGATGCTTCCTAGCGTTTACAGCCAACGTGTATTCGAGCTTTTAAAGAGTTGGGACGATAAGCCAGAAATAATCCTTGAGTTAGACAACCTGTATAAGATCCTTGACGTACCTGATTCGCACAAAAAAGACTTCAGAAATTTTAGAATAAGGGTATTAGAAAAAGCATATAAAGACATACACAAGCACACAAGCTTGAAATATGAGTGGGAACCAATAAAAAAAGGCCGGGCTGTATGCGGTATAAAGTTTACATTCAGTAAAAAACGAGCCACCGTTGTGGCAAAAAAACAAAAAGAAGAGAAGCAGCAAAAGCAGTCCGCAACAAACAACAAAATTTTCACCAAAGCTCTTGACTGCCTCAAGAAATGTAACGGCAAATGCAGTCCGCAGGACTGCGATATGTGCAAACTATGCCAAAAATTACATTGGCCAACGAAGCAAATGCGACTTCCTATCTAG